In a single window of the Necator americanus strain Aroian chromosome X, whole genome shotgun sequence genome:
- a CDS encoding hypothetical protein (NECATOR_CHRX.G26470.T2) has protein sequence MENDLKEELNRRIRAAWAAFTTVREATDQLKDQDLRAHLFDSAIVLALCYAAETWADSAATSRKLLTTHKALERCLVKFNRRIQHLAGLRSSDLRGMSRVRDPAEYVSKAKHKWEGHTMRRIDDRWTKRTLKWIPRDAKRPRGRPPTRWDDVFATRMDQLRAQLDTAQGLHQRHSRTLRTSSMTMAKELNERKRCWGPHV, from the coding sequence atggaaaacgacttgaaggaagaactgaatagaagaatcagagcagcatgggcagcattcacaaccgtcagggaagctacggaccaactgaaagaccaagatcttcgtgcccatctgttcgactcggcAATTGTTctagcgctctgttacgcagcggagacatGGGCAGACagcgctgccacgtctaggaagctacttactacccacaaagcccttgagagatgcctTGTGAAGTTTAATCGGCGCatacaacacctagccggtcttcgcagctccgacttaagaggaatgtcccgtgttcgtgacccagcggaatatgtatcgaaagcaaaacacaaATGGGAGGGTCAcaccatgagaagaatcgacgatagatggactaaaagaacgctaaagtggatcccaagagatgctaaacgccctcgagggagaccgccaacgagatgggatgacgtgttcgctacacggatggaccagctgagagctcagctggatacggctcaaggacttcatcaacgtcactcacgaactttgagaacatcttcgatgacaatggcgaaggAACTGAACGAgcggaagagatgctggggcccacACGTCTAG
- a CDS encoding hypothetical protein (NECATOR_CHRX.G26470.T1) yields MNMENDLKEELNRRIRAAWAAFTTVREATDQLKDQDLRAHLFDSAIVLALCYAAETWADSAATSRKLLTTHKALERCLVKFNRRIQHLAGLRSSDLRGMSRVRDPAEYVSKAKHKWEGHTMRRIDDRWTKRTLKWIPRDAKRPRGRPPTRWDDVFATRMDQLRAQLDTAQGLHQRHSRTLRTSSMTMAKELNERKRCWGPHV; encoded by the coding sequence atgaacatggaaaacgacttgaaggaagaactgaatagaagaatcagagcagcatgggcagcattcacaaccgtcagggaagctacggaccaactgaaagaccaagatcttcgtgcccatctgttcgactcggcAATTGTTctagcgctctgttacgcagcggagacatGGGCAGACagcgctgccacgtctaggaagctacttactacccacaaagcccttgagagatgcctTGTGAAGTTTAATCGGCGCatacaacacctagccggtcttcgcagctccgacttaagaggaatgtcccgtgttcgtgacccagcggaatatgtatcgaaagcaaaacacaaATGGGAGGGTCAcaccatgagaagaatcgacgatagatggactaaaagaacgctaaagtggatcccaagagatgctaaacgccctcgagggagaccgccaacgagatgggatgacgtgttcgctacacggatggaccagctgagagctcagctggatacggctcaaggacttcatcaacgtcactcacgaactttgagaacatcttcgatgacaatggcgaaggAACTGAACGAgcggaagagatgctggggcccacACGTCTAG
- a CDS encoding hypothetical protein (NECATOR_CHRX.G26471.T1), whose protein sequence is MLLRGLRACAERASKPRTTNLDRISKTTKELLERRRVLRLDPNASYMERLVANTGCRKALQEDLLKYRQKKILEATQRRTSLKKCRREFREYNIPLAALLSEDGTRTSSRRDMEIITERLYSNLFRSSTPVSSPIIPTGQVPARILPSEVQVAIKRRKGKEEGKDPRPVEDLANRSYP, encoded by the coding sequence atgctgcttagaggattacgagcctgtgctgagcgtgcctcgaagccgcgcacgacaaacttggatcgaatttcgaaaaccaccaaggaattgttggaaagaagaagggttttgaggcttgatccgaatgcatcgtacatggagcggttagtagcaaacactggctgcagaaaagcgttgcaggaggatcttttgaaatacaggcagaagaagattctggaagcaacacaaagaagaacgagtctaaagaagtgccgcagggaattccgcgaatataatattccgctagcagccttgctgagcgaagacgggactcgcacgtcttctcgtcgtgacatggaaatcattacggagaggctctactcgaaccttttccgttcatcaactcctgtgtcaagcccgattaTCCCCACTGGTCAAGTTCCagcacggattctcccttcggaagtacaagtcgctatcaagagaaggaaaggaaaagaagaaggaaaggatcccagaccagtggaagacctcgcgaaccgttcttatccatga
- a CDS encoding hypothetical protein (NECATOR_CHRX.G26473.T1) yields the protein MTDNTTSREKKWKLRRLAEDNCAIKQFSFMNYIVEQQWKSPHPIHQLWFGLTCSCGHVYDTAPKRQIDLHTQNHVMRGRRNWTSSILDQSDTRTTRHGDCLRLCTYNARTVSTDADLHALLGAAERIKFHVIALQETKCRKSDVRQMNDGTLVIRGKKVPSRNVGGVGSVVHPSVVHLVDSNEILSPRLAILHLRPLRQKPISIINCYSPSSAADESELDAFYEELEEVIRNKKSFYKFVVGDFNAKLGKDTEEEYRIGRFGLGDRNENGNRFAGLLSAARLFHGNSLFMKKDRRRWT from the exons ATGACAGACAACACAACTTCAcgtgaaaagaaatggaaactgCGTAGACTTGCTGAGGACAACTGTGCTATAAAACAATTCTCGTTTATGAATTATATCGTAGAGCAGCAGTGGAAATCACCACATCCAATACATCAACTGTGGTTTGGTCTAACATGTAGCTGTGGTCACGTATACGACACTGCACCAAAGAGACAAATCGATTTGCACACACAAAATCATGTGATGCGTGGACGCAGAAATTG gacgtcatcgATTCTGGACCAaagcgacacacgcacgactcgccatggagactgtctcagactgtgcacttacaacgcgagaacagtgtccacagacgctgacctgcatgcccttctcggagctgcagagcgtatcaaatttcacgtgattgctctgcaggagaccaagtgtagaaagagcgacgtacgacagatgaatgacggtacactcgtcattcgtggaaaGAAGGTTccatcgcgaaatgtaggcggtgttggttctgttgtgcacccatctgtcgtccaccTTGTCGATTCtaacgagatcctgtcacctcgtctggccattcttcacctccgccctctgcgccaaaaacccatcagtatcatcaactgctactcaccatcatcagcagctgatgaatctgaattggacgcgttttacgaggagttGGAAGAGGTAATCCGCAACAAGAAGTCCTTCTataaattcgttgtcggagacttcaacgcaaaactaggaaaggacACAGaggaggaatacaggattggaagatttggactaggggaccgaaatgaaaatggcaatcgtttcgccgggctgttgtccgccgctcgcctctttcatgggaactctcttttcatgaaaaaagatcgtcgtcggtggacatga
- a CDS encoding hypothetical protein (NECATOR_CHRX.G26472.T1) — MNDGTLVIRGKKVPSRNVGGVGSVVHPSVVHLVDSNEILSPRLAILHLRPLRQKPISIINCYSPSSAADESELDAFYEELEEVIRNKKSFYKFVVGDFNAKLGKDTEEEYRIGRFGLGDRNENGNRFAGLLSAARLFHGNSLFMKKDRRRWT, encoded by the coding sequence atgaatgacggtacactcgtcattcgtggaaaGAAGGTTccatcgcgaaatgtaggcggtgttggttctgttgtgcacccatctgtcgtccaccTTGTCGATTCtaacgagatcctgtcacctcgtctggccattcttcacctccgccctctgcgccaaaaacccatcagtatcatcaactgctactcaccatcatcagcagctgatgaatctgaattggacgcgttttacgaggagttGGAAGAGGTAATCCGCAACAAGAAGTCCTTCTataaattcgttgtcggagacttcaacgcaaaactaggaaaggacACAGaggaggaatacaggattggaagatttggactaggggaccgaaatgaaaatggcaatcgtttcgccgggctgttgtccgccgctcgcctctttcatgggaactctcttttcatgaaaaaagatcgtcgtcggtggacatga
- a CDS encoding hypothetical protein (NECATOR_CHRX.G26474.T1) has protein sequence MSFFDFSKPRMFDVKKRIGAFEKFEDADSMPESWVELAPSRTSLCSSVDASMVLVDEHKDKDSRLSPVSIQSPHVEFDNLEQVKYRLVRDMLPGKNTDWIWDWSSRPEVYPPKCVRVRQYGSNLTTPPNSPEPELMTVFAYDVEPKSMSLTVVVGFIVSNVITFMIGAAVGFAICKRLVKERKI, from the exons ATGTCATTCTTTGATTTCTCTAAGCCGAGAATGTTCGACGTGAAAAAGCGTATTGGAGCATTTGAGAAGTTCGAAGACGCCGACAGCATGCCAG AGTCATGGGTGGAATTGGCACCAAGCAGGACTAGCCTATGTAGCAGTGTTGATGCCTCTATGGTGCTAGTTGATGAACACAAAGACAAAGATTCGAGGCTCAG tCCTGTTTCCATACAGTCTCCACATGTTGAATTTGACAATCTGGAACAAGTGAAATACCGGTTGGTACGAGATATGTTGCCGGGAAAGAACACCGACTGGATATGGGACTGGAGCAGCAGGCCTGAGGTTTACCCACCAAA ATGTGTACGCGTGAGGCAGTACGGTTCAAACCTTACAACACCTCCTAATTCTCCGGAACCGGAACTAATGACCGTGTTTGCATATGACGTAGAGCCAAAGTCGATGTCCTTAACAGTTGTGGTTGGCTTCATCGTGTCGAATGTGATAACATTCATGATTGGAGCGGCAGTTGG GTTCGCGATCTGCAAACGCCTCGTTAAAGAACGGAAGATATGA
- a CDS encoding hypothetical protein (NECATOR_CHRX.G26474.T2) has product MFDVKKRIGAFEKFEDADSMPESWVELAPSRTSLCSSVDASMVLVDEHKDKDSRLSPVSIQSPHVEFDNLEQVKYRLVRDMLPGKNTDWIWDWSSRPEVYPPKCVRVRQYGSNLTTPPNSPEPELMTVFAYDVEPKSMSLTVVVGFIVSNVITFMIGAAVGFAICKRLVKERKI; this is encoded by the exons ATGTTCGACGTGAAAAAGCGTATTGGAGCATTTGAGAAGTTCGAAGACGCCGACAGCATGCCAG AGTCATGGGTGGAATTGGCACCAAGCAGGACTAGCCTATGTAGCAGTGTTGATGCCTCTATGGTGCTAGTTGATGAACACAAAGACAAAGATTCGAGGCTCAG tCCTGTTTCCATACAGTCTCCACATGTTGAATTTGACAATCTGGAACAAGTGAAATACCGGTTGGTACGAGATATGTTGCCGGGAAAGAACACCGACTGGATATGGGACTGGAGCAGCAGGCCTGAGGTTTACCCACCAAA ATGTGTACGCGTGAGGCAGTACGGTTCAAACCTTACAACACCTCCTAATTCTCCGGAACCGGAACTAATGACCGTGTTTGCATATGACGTAGAGCCAAAGTCGATGTCCTTAACAGTTGTGGTTGGCTTCATCGTGTCGAATGTGATAACATTCATGATTGGAGCGGCAGTTGG GTTCGCGATCTGCAAACGCCTCGTTAAAGAACGGAAGATATGA